From Scomber japonicus isolate fScoJap1 chromosome 22, fScoJap1.pri, whole genome shotgun sequence, one genomic window encodes:
- the oxa1l gene encoding mitochondrial inner membrane protein OXA1L gives MAAMRSGVTPGCLARCFLRQTGKPSRGSHPLPDIWKHRFLQRSHLHTVFECSSPTTRTLLGRRQHGKFLWVSAVAVRHNSSQIPPEGGSMGASYEPPVVPADPTPIIAQPIIEQIPAAPVITQPIIEQVADAAPTAVEVLQAAATEPTLAELGLAAYTPVGLIQNLLEVMHVDLGLPWWGAIVVGTVVARLCVFPVIVKGQREAAKLNNVMPEMTKLTNRMNEAKQSGNKFDFAKAYSDLNLFQKKHDVNPLRGFLVPLVQAPIFVSFFIALRKMAYLPVPSLQTGGVLWFPDLTMSDPFYILPFVVTGTMFFILELGAESGVDNPNLKAMKTVFRIMPLVILPLTINFPTAVFTYWTTSNFFSLGQVALLRHPFVRQKLGIPERIKHPESALPQNEGFIKSMKKGWKNAQLAQQLQERERRIKNHLDLAAKGPLRQTFTHNPLQQTPPISAGSAKDKTAGGKARPWKDTIG, from the exons ATGGCCGCCATGCGGAGTGGGGTGACTCCGGGCTGCTTAGCGAGATGTTTCCTGAGACAAACTGGAAAACCGAGCCGGGGCAGCCATCCTCTTCCAGACATATGGAAGCAC CGGTTTCTGCAGAGGTCCCACCTGCACACAGTGTTTGAGTGCAGCAGTCCGACCACCAGGACTCTGCTGGGCCGGAGACAGCATGGGAAGTTTCTGTGGGTGAGCGCCGTGGCGGTCCGACACAACAGCTCACAG ATCCCACCTGAGGGAGGATCCATGGGAGCTTCCTATGAACCTCCAGTCGTGCCGGCAGACCCCACCCCCATCATCGCACAACCAATCATCGAACAG ATCCCAGCCGCCCCCGTCATAACGCAGCCGATCATTGAGCAGGTGGCCGACGCTGCACCGACAGCAGTGGAGGTCCTGCAGGCTGCGGCTACAGAACCCACTTTAGCGGAGCTGGGACTCGCCGCTTACACACCAGTGGGACTGATCCAGAACTTGTTAGAGGTCATGCACGTAGATCTAGGTTTGCCCTGGTGGGGTGCCATCGTTGTCG GAACCGTGGTCGctcgtttgtgtgtgtttccagtcaTAGTGAAGGGCCAGAGGGAGGCGGCCAAACTGAACAACGTCATGCCTGAGATGACCAAACTCACCAACCGGATGAACGAGGCCAAACAGAGTGGAAACAAATTTGACT TTGCTAAAGCCTACTCTGACCTGAACTTGTTCCAGAAGAAACACGACGTGAATCCTCTCCGTGGCTTCCTGGTTCCTTTGGTGCAG GCACCAATCTTCGTCTCCTTCTTCATCGCACTGAGGAAGATGGCTTACCTGCCGGTGCCCAGCTTGCAGACCGGCGGTGTGCTCTGGTTTCCAGATCTGACGATGTCAGATCCGTTCTACATCCTGCCTTTTGTCGTCACTGGAACCATGTTCTTCATCCTGGAG CTGGGTGCAGAGTCCGGTGTTGACAACCCCAATCTGAAAGCTATGAAGACAGTGTTCAGGATCATGCCCCTCGTCATCCTCCCTCTCACCATCAACTTCCCCACG GCTGTATTTACCTACTGGACAACCTCCAACTTCTTCTCCTTGGGTCAAGTCGCCCTGCTCAGACACCCCTTCGTCAGACAGAAACTGGGGATCCCAGAACGGATCAAACACCCAGAGTCCGCCCTGCCTCAAAATGAAGGCTTCATTAAAAGCATGAAGAAAG GCTGGAAGAACGCACAGCTGGCTCAGCAGCTGCAAGAGAGGGAACGAAGGATCAAAAATCATCTGGACCTCGCTGCCAAAG GTCCACTGAGGCAGACATTTACCCACAATCCTCTCCAGCAGACCCCTCCCATAAGCGCAGGATCAGCCAAAGACAAGACAGCCGGTGGCAAAGCGAGGCCATGGAAGGACACTATTGGATGA